The Anopheles merus strain MAF chromosome 2L, AmerM5.1, whole genome shotgun sequence genome has a segment encoding these proteins:
- the LOC121594828 gene encoding protein zer-1 homolog: MLGRVRLKENGIMDEELPTLMELSIRFMAKNLHVICNTDPVTHQLELKDDVVVPNEICDRFLRYQQDCGQDINDRFIQIFRDTEKTPLRHVSLRNSTITNEGMRILLRHQLNSLSMWYCNKITTASWNILIEHCRQLRSLELGRFVDMLKHSEPNEKTPIDFQLLLPRLQRLKLNGVVLQPTIQFSHLTELSHLDLTACIFAEFSLKALVDLPNLRTLILFNVWPLEHEFPTLCKLKNLETLDLSVSRANVDGNYLTPNKLLANLVENLPKLRHLDISGTNLAGDGVAERAGSCTGSSSDIPGLVSRVDRPLDFLGIYYTSHSACKWHDIPALRIAGEATEEQILVAAVAYQDRHELLTKVLNDLYHLLRFETCKQIHKALDVVLSAMDKHIRVKNIQISGSATLFYIVKGREKMKFGVPLKNHIIHTLLNGMSTHLTDDTMMRNGCLTLCQFNIPLDVMFEYERLVQILLHGVSYREQEGFVQRIAIYLLNSLACQVDGSQKLFLGDLGAISTMLNLINDRLSRRVFDDVMEVAWSTMWNVTDETAKNCERFLDGRGMEYFLGCLKLFPDRDDLLRNMMGLLGNVAEVKELRPRLMTTEFITEFSDLLDSSSDGIEVSYNAAGVLAHIASDGADAWTIARPTRYSVLVRMVEAIERWDLSAERNINYRSFEPILGLIRCYHTPQCQHWAVWALANLTKVYPTKYCRVVEQEHGVELLQELIDHPQPYPRLKELAQIVLTHCRNLSEPMTGSATDGSTNTTDPNVMELDG; the protein is encoded by the exons ATTCCTCCGCTACCAGCAGGATTGCGGGCAGGACATCAACGATCGCTTCATCCAGATATTCCGCGACACGGAGAAGACGCCGCTGCGCCATGTCAGCCTGCGCAACAGCACGATCACGAACGAGGGCATGCGCATACTGCTGCGGCACCAGCTGAACTCGCTGTCGATGTGGTACTGCAACAAGATCACGACCGCGTCCTGGAACATCCTGATCGAGCACTGCCGGCAGCTGCGGTCGCTCGAGCTCGGCCGGTTCGTCGACATGCTGAAGCACAGCGAGCCGAACGAGAAGACGCCGATCGActtccagctgctgctgccccggCTGCAGCGCCTGAAGCTGAACGGGGTGGTGCTGCAGCCGACGATCCAGTTCAGCCACCTGACCGAGCTGAGCCACCTCGACCTGACCGCGTGCATCTTTGCCGAGTTCAGCCTGAAGGCGCTGGTCGACCTGCCGAACCTGCGGACGCTCATCCTGTTCAACGTTTGGCCGCTCGAGCACGAGTTTCCCACGCTGTGCAAGCTGAAGAATCTCGAAACGCTCGACCTGTCCGTGTCGCGGGCGAACGTCGACGGCAACTATCTAACGCCTAACAAA TTGCTAGCAAATTTAGTTGAGAATCTACCAAAACTGCGGCACCTCGACATCTCTGGAACGAATCTGGCCGGCGATGGGGTAGCCGAACGGGCCGGCTCGTGCACCGGCAGCAGCTCGGACATCCCGGGCCTGGTGAGCCGCGTGGACCGGCCGCTAGACTTTCTCGGCATCTACTACACCTCCCATTCGGCGTGCAAATGGCACGACATCCCGGCGCTAAGG ATCGCGGGTGAAGCAACGGAGGAGCAGATACTGGTGGCGGCCGTCGCCTACCAGGACCGGCACGAGCTGCTGACGAAGGTACTGAACGACCTGTACCATCTGCTGCGGTTCGAGACGTGCAAACAGATACACAAGGCGCTGGATGTCGTGCTGTCCGCGATGGACAAGCACATACGCGTGAAGAACATTCAGATCAGTGGCAG TGCCACCCTGTTCTACATCgtgaagggaagggaaaagaTGAAGTTTGGCGTGCCGCTGAAAAACCACATCATCCACACGCTGCTGAACGGGATGTCCACGCACCTGACGGACGATACGATGATGCGGAATGGCTGCCTAACGCTGTGCCAGTTCAACATACCGCTCGACGTG ATGTTTGAGTACGAGCGGTTGGTTCAAATTTTGCTACACGGCGTATCGTACCGCGAGCAGGAAGGGTTCGTGCAGCGCATCGCCATCTATCTGCTGAACTCGCTCGCCTGCCAGGTGGACGGCAGCCAGAAGCTGTTTCTGGGCGATCTAGGTGCTATATCG ACGATGTTGAACTTGATCAACGATCGATTGTCGAGGCGCGTCTTTGACGACGTGATGGAAGTCGCCTGGTCGACGATGTGGAATGTGACCGACGAGACGGCCAAGAACTGCGAGCGGTTTCTGGACGGGCGCGGCATGGAATATTTCCTCGGCTGTCTAAAG CTATTCCCCGATCGGGACGACCTGTTGCGCAACATGATGGGTCTGCTGGGCAATGTGGCGGAGGTGAAGGAGCTGCGGCCACGCCTGATGACGACCGAGTTCATAACCGAGTTTTCCGATCTGCTCGACTCGTCCAGCGACGGTATTGAG GTTAGTTACAATGCCGCCGGTGTGCTGGCCCACATCGCCTCGGACGGGGCGGACGCCTGGACCATCGCGCGACCGACCCGGTACAGCGTGCTGGTGCGCATGGTGGAAGCGATCGAGCGGTGGGATCTGTCGGCGGAGCGGAACATCAACTATCGCAGCTTCGAGCCGATCCTCGGGTTGATTCGCTGCTACCATACGCCCCAGTGTCAGCATTGGGCCGTCTGGGCGCTGGCGAATCTAACCAAA GTCTACCCAACCAAGTACTGCAGGGTGGTGGAGCAGGAGCACGGTGTTGAGCTGCTGCAGGAGCTGATCGATCATCCGCAGCCGTACCCGCGGCTCAAGGAGCTGGCCCAGATAGTGCTGACGCACTGTCGCAATCTGAGCGAGCCGATGACCGGTTCCGCGACCGACGGCAGCACCAACACGACCGACCCGAACGTGATGGAGCTGGACGGTTAA